A single region of the Marinobacter salinus genome encodes:
- the folD gene encoding bifunctional methylenetetrahydrofolate dehydrogenase/methenyltetrahydrofolate cyclohydrolase FolD, producing the protein MSAKLINGKEIAATVRQQVAAGVEARTQQGLRAPGLAVVLVGNDPASHIYVGSKRKACDEAGILSLSYDLPEDTSQAALEALVDELNDNPAVDGILVQLPLPAHLDADPILVKIRPDKDVDGFHPYNIGRLMQRKPTLRPCTPAGIITLLDSIGTPYKGQHAVIVGASNIVGRPMSMELLLKGATTTVCHRFTPDLEKFVREADILIAAVGKPGLIKGEWVKPGATIIDVGMNRMEDGKLRGDVDFQSAAERAAFITPVPGGVGPMTIATLLQNTLYAADVLHKD; encoded by the coding sequence ATGAGCGCCAAACTGATCAACGGAAAAGAAATTGCCGCCACAGTAAGACAGCAGGTCGCGGCCGGCGTAGAGGCCCGAACACAGCAGGGCTTACGCGCCCCCGGACTGGCTGTTGTGCTGGTAGGAAATGACCCCGCTTCACACATTTATGTGGGCAGTAAAAGAAAGGCCTGTGACGAAGCCGGTATTCTTTCGCTTTCCTACGACCTTCCGGAAGACACCTCCCAAGCAGCACTGGAAGCGTTGGTCGACGAATTGAACGATAATCCGGCGGTAGACGGCATACTCGTTCAACTGCCGCTCCCGGCTCACCTGGACGCTGATCCGATTCTGGTGAAGATTCGCCCGGACAAGGATGTGGATGGCTTTCACCCCTATAATATCGGCCGCCTGATGCAGCGTAAGCCTACCCTACGCCCATGCACCCCAGCAGGCATCATCACCCTGCTGGACAGCATCGGCACTCCCTACAAGGGCCAACATGCGGTTATCGTTGGCGCATCCAACATCGTTGGCCGGCCAATGAGCATGGAATTGCTGTTGAAAGGCGCTACGACCACCGTTTGCCACCGATTCACACCGGATCTCGAAAAATTCGTTCGGGAAGCCGACATCCTGATAGCCGCCGTGGGCAAGCCAGGCCTGATCAAGGGGGAGTGGGTGAAACCGGGGGCCACCATTATCGACGTGGGCATGAACCGGATGGAAGATGGCAAACTCCGTGGCGATGTGGACTTTCAGAGCGCCGCTGAGCGAGCCGCATTCATCACCCCGGTTCCCGGTGGCGTGGGCCCGATGACCATTGCCACCCTTCTGCAAAACACCCTGTATGCGGCGGATGTCCTGCATAAGGATTGA
- the tig gene encoding trigger factor, protein MQVSVETTSNIERRMTIGVPAQEIDQAVQKRLQETARTVRLNGFRPGKVPMSVVKRRFGDSVRQEIVGEVMRDSYVKALQEQDVNPAGWPKFEPKTMEEGKDLEFVAIFEVLPEIELGDLSKVSVEKLTSEITDKDIDNMIDNLRRQQATMKEVKRKSKNKDVLTIDFKGTIDGEEFEGGAAEGHRLTLGSGQMIPGFEKAIQGGKAGEDLEIEVTFPEDYHNEELAGKPAKFEVKIHKVEEPQLPELDTEFFKKFGIEAEDEATFREEVKKNMERELKQAVSNKVKNDVVDGLLESTELDIPAALVDQEIDRLRQDAVQRFGGQVDFQQLPKEIFQEQAERRVKTGLLFQEVVKKNDLKADPAKVDEKIQEIASTYEQPDEVIAHFNGNPEQKSQIESSVLEDSVVDFVLEQASVKEKKVKYEEAIQAGQPQR, encoded by the coding sequence ATGCAAGTGTCTGTTGAAACGACCTCCAACATCGAGCGTCGCATGACGATTGGTGTGCCCGCCCAGGAAATCGACCAGGCGGTCCAGAAGCGCCTGCAGGAAACAGCGCGCACTGTGCGGCTCAATGGTTTCCGTCCGGGTAAGGTGCCCATGAGCGTGGTCAAGCGTCGTTTCGGTGACAGCGTTCGCCAGGAAATCGTCGGCGAGGTTATGCGGGACAGCTATGTCAAGGCACTGCAGGAGCAGGATGTTAATCCCGCAGGCTGGCCCAAGTTCGAGCCGAAGACCATGGAAGAAGGCAAGGACCTCGAGTTCGTTGCCATTTTCGAGGTGTTACCGGAAATCGAACTGGGTGATCTGAGCAAGGTCTCCGTCGAGAAGCTGACTTCTGAAATTACCGACAAGGATATCGATAACATGATCGATAACCTGCGTCGCCAGCAGGCCACCATGAAGGAAGTCAAGCGCAAGTCCAAGAACAAGGATGTGCTGACAATTGATTTCAAGGGCACAATCGACGGTGAGGAGTTCGAGGGCGGTGCCGCGGAAGGTCATCGTTTGACCCTGGGTTCCGGTCAGATGATTCCAGGCTTTGAAAAAGCCATCCAGGGTGGTAAAGCCGGTGAGGACCTGGAAATTGAAGTGACCTTCCCTGAGGATTACCACAACGAAGAGCTGGCGGGTAAGCCGGCCAAGTTCGAGGTCAAGATCCACAAGGTGGAGGAGCCTCAGCTTCCTGAGCTGGATACCGAATTCTTCAAGAAATTCGGTATTGAGGCGGAAGATGAAGCGACTTTCCGCGAAGAAGTGAAAAAGAACATGGAGCGGGAGCTGAAGCAGGCTGTCTCCAACAAGGTCAAGAACGATGTCGTTGATGGCCTGCTGGAGAGCACCGAGCTGGACATTCCTGCTGCATTGGTTGACCAGGAGATCGACCGTCTGCGTCAGGATGCCGTTCAGCGCTTCGGTGGTCAGGTTGATTTTCAGCAGCTTCCCAAGGAAATTTTCCAGGAGCAGGCTGAGCGTCGTGTGAAGACTGGTCTTCTGTTCCAGGAAGTGGTCAAGAAAAATGACCTGAAAGCGGATCCGGCGAAGGTGGATGAAAAGATCCAGGAGATCGCATCTACGTATGAACAACCTGACGAGGTGATTGCGCACTTTAATGGCAATCCCGAGCAGAAGTCCCAGATTGAGTCTTCGGTTCTTGAGGATTCTGTTGTCGATTTCGTGCTTGAGCAGGCCAGTGTCAAAGAGAAGAAGGTCAAGTACGAAGAGGCCATTCAGGCTGGTCAGCCCCAGCGCTGA